Within the Zingiber officinale cultivar Zhangliang unplaced genomic scaffold, Zo_v1.1 ctg139, whole genome shotgun sequence genome, the region ATTGATGACAAATGGCATAAAttataatttgtttaatttatcgTGGAGCCATTAATTAGGGTTTCACCATTTGATATTAGTAACAATTTGAAGTGCGTTAGTCTTGGTGGATAAGTATTTGCGAACCGAATCGAGTTTTTAATTTTCAATGCTTTAATAATGGTGCGGAGTAACATAGTGAACCCGATCTTATTGAATCATTATTTATTCGttttgaatgaaattgacaaactaaATGGATGGCTCGAGGATAGAAagtggataatttttttttaaaaaagcttaATTTGTTGTCATTCTTGGAGATCTTGAGTCGATTGATTGATTTACATTGTTTCCTTGTGATCATTGAAGTTGCATCTAGACAAATCTAATGGATGGCTAAAAACTAAAGTGACTAAATTTTCAATGGAAAGGCAAATCACTTAATGGCATACAACTAACTCATGTCATTTCAAATCAATACGAGTCCCCTCAAATTATACATGATAACAAGCTCATTTAGTGAATTTATATTCATGATCCTTATCTTCTCCTAATGACACAAGTTTAAGAAATTTCCCCTAAAGGAGTTCTCATTTCGATAAAATGGGAGGAGGTGTGGAAGAATCTTCCTTTCCTCTTTTATAAACGCTTTAATTTAGCTTTAgatataaagcaataaatatataAATGATTAGTGGATGAAGGCGATACATTAGAAGATATACCACACCACAAAGGCAAAAAAAGGGAGAGAGGCCTACCCTTACTCATCATCATTTTGGTGCACTCCATTAAAGTGCCCTTGGAAGAACTTTCAAGAGTGTCGAATTTTCAAAACGGCATTCGATATGAAGCATGTTAAAAGGCAATGGAAGGTGAAGAATTAGAAGATAAACTCCAAGGATTTTCCTCTATACAAACAGGCTGAGGAGGGAAAGTCCATGGCATGCTGCCTCTCCAATTCATGGTCCAAAGAGTCAATGCCTCATCTCCTCACATGTACCTTCCCTTTATAAATCCCAACATTTTACTGACTTGGTTTTGAAGCCATGAagtcctctcctctcctctccaatGGCAGACACTTGACCCACCATAGGGCCAGCCATACATTAATTCTATCACCTTGATGTGGCACTCAAACCCAAGTTAAAAAGCCCCCCTAGTTGAATTGGGCACACttatctcctctctctctctctctctcttcttcttctctcccttgaGTTCAGAGCTTGTTCCTTCTCTCGTTGAATTTCTTGTCTCCAAGTTTTTTCTGATCTAAATTGTTGGGCACATTGCTGTCTTCATGGGGAGGCACTCGTGCTGCTACAAGCAGAAGCTGAGGAAGGGTCTGTGGTCTCCTGAGGAGGACGAGAAGCTGCTCGACCACATCACCAAGTTCGGCCATGGCTGCTGGAGCTCTGTACCCAAGCTGGCAGGTGCGTAGTTAGTTATTCTCCTCGCTGCGCTGCTCCCTTGCTTCCGTCGGAGAAGAATTCGCGGTGAAAGCTCTGCCCGGGGGGAATTTTGCAGGCTTGCAGAGGTGCGGGAAGAGCTGCCGGTTGAGGTGGATAAACTACCTGCGGCCGGACCTCAAGCGGGGCATGTTCTCCGAGGAGGAGGAGAGGCTCATCGTCGAACTCCACGCCGTGTTGGGCAACAGGTTCTTGACGATTCTGTTCATGGGCAATTCGCCGTGTTCCAAGTGTTCTTGACAATTTGTTTGTTCAGGTGGTCTCAGATTGCGTCGCGATTGCCCGGGAGGacggacaacgagatcaagaACTACTGGAACTCCTGCATCAAGAAGAGGCTGAAGCAAAATGGGATCGACCCGGACACCCACAAGCCGCTGAAAGACCACAAACCGGCCGCCACCGAAACCGGCGACGAGCCACCCGTCGCCGTAGCTCCCTCGACCACCACCCCGGTTGAGAATTCGAGCTCCCTCTCGAGGGAGCAGCCCTCGAGCCACAACCCGACGCCGCTCTGCTGGTTCGAGCCGACGAGCTACGGCAGCGACGCACTGATTGCTTCGGTGGTGAATCTGCCGCGAGAAGAAGCTTGCTTTCAGCCA harbors:
- the LOC122036342 gene encoding transcription factor MYB61-like — translated: MGRHSCCYKQKLRKGLWSPEEDEKLLDHITKFGHGCWSSVPKLAGLQRCGKSCRLRWINYLRPDLKRGMFSEEEERLIVELHAVLGNRWSQIASRLPGRTDNEIKNYWNSCIKKRLKQNGIDPDTHKPLKDHKPAATETGDEPPVAVAPSTTTPVENSSSLSREQPSSHNPTPLCWFEPTSYGSDALIASVVNLPREEACFQPLQYLEGGIGIGIMNPSSSSGSSVNSSGVEMQSYNSPLMEISGMFPWSDQLLLPNKGAEIHIE